In Sulfuricurvum sp., the sequence ACGGATTTCCTCTCCGTCTTGTCATTCCGGGACATTTTTCGGACAGCTGGGTAAAAATGCTCTCGGAAATCACTGTTATGGACGAATATCGTAAAACATTCTTTATGGATGTCGCCTATACCGTTCCCGATAACGACTGTGAATGTGTTATCTCAGGAAGTGACTTCGAATACAAACGTAAACCGATTGCAGCCATGAAAGTAAAATCGGTCATTGGATACCCTACTCCGAATACCGTAATCAAAAAAGGATCACGCGTCAAAGTAACAGGTGTTGCTTTCGACCAAGGAAAAGGGATCAAAGAGGTTATGATCTCTACCGACGGCGGGAAAAGCTGGATTGCAACAGAGCTTCAAAAAGATTACGGCAAATTTGCCTACCGCCAATGGACGTACCAATGGGAGCCGAAGGCCAAAGGTGAATACATCATTATGGTTCGTGCCATCAACCGTATCGGAAATATTCAGCCGCAAGCCGATGAGATCGGCTGGAATGCCGGCGGATACCAATACAATGCCGTCGATTATGTCAATGTGAAAATAGTGTAAGGATAGATCATGAAAATAAAATTACTAATTACCGCACTATTATTCAGTACATCGGCTCTTTTTGCCCAAGTCGCTAAACCGATCGAAATGCCGTATGTCGATTATCCGATTGAAGCGGGAGATCATGATGAAGTTGCACAACAGTACTGTCTGATCTGTCATTCTTTCGGATATATCCTCAATCAAGGGAAAAAAAGCCGTCCTTACTGGACCGGTACGGTTGCTAAAATGGTCAATGAATTTAAAGCACCGATCCCAAAAGAAGATCAACAAACTATTATCAACTATCTCGTAAAACACTATGGGTATGAAGTTCAATCCGGGCAATCAGGACATTAAGTCCTGATTATACCACTGAGACTCTCCCATTTTTAACTTCAATCAAACCGCTTAATTCCGCTTCAAAAATTTCACTCGGAAATTTCACAACAACTTCATCATACGTCGGATTGTTTCGACAATAGGCGATAAACGGTGTATCGTCGATTGCATTTTTTCCTTTTTGACTCATTCGTGCAACAAACATGTCAAGATCATCGATTGCTGTCGCTTTCCCGTCCGCTAAAAGCTGACGGGTTGCCGCACTTTCACGAAGACGATGAGGGAGGACATAAATCGGCTTTCCCATTTCCAATGCATATTCAACACTTCGCATACTTCCGCTACCGATATCGGCTTCCGCAACGATCAAAGCATCACCCAATGCTACTACGACCTCATTACGTACGACAAAGCTCCACTCACGTGCTGTAAAGCCGGGCTCAAACTGGGTTAGGGTAAGCCCTTCTTGCTCAATCGCTTGTATGAGCTTTGCATTAGCATTCGGATAGCGGACATCAATCCCGCTCGGCAAAACGGCTATCGTATTTTCAGCACCTGCACCCTGATGAGCTATTGCGTCGACCCCTGCAGCAGCACCGCTGACAATAATCATCCCCGAGAATGCCAGTTTTTTGGATAATTCAAACGTAATCGCTCGTGTATAGGGGTTAGGCCTGCGAGTTCCCACGATCGAGATCTTGGGGCGGTGAATAAGCCCTAAATCGCCTCTATAATAAAGTTTTTCGGGATAACGCTTCATTGAAGAGAGTTCAGGAATGGAAAATGGAATTTCGGTATGCATACAAACTCTTTATAATTTATATGCTACAGTAGCGAAAACAGACTAAGAAATAACAATATTTGTCAATTTGTCATATTTGGTCTATACTGACCAGGTGTACCTCTTTTAAAAGATCTTTTGACTCTTTGAGTGCTTCGATCGTGTCGACACGCGGATGACCGATTGCGATAGCGGTTCCGTATCGTTTGGCTTTTTCTACCGCCTCTTTGATCTGCTTTTTGACATTTTCTACACCGTCTTTATCGTCTAAAAATACATCTCGCACTAAGTAACGCATCCCATATTTTGCCGTTGCCTCACGCCCTTTGGTTGTAGCAATCGTACGGCTGTCTACAAACTGCAGCCCCTCTTTTTGCATCACCCGAATCAACCTGTCCATCGCTTCAGGGTCAGAGGTGAATTTCGAACCGGTATGGTTATTCATGTAATGTGCATGCGGATAGAGTTGTTTCAAAATACTGAGCCGTTTTTCAATCTCATCTTCCGTGCTCTCAATCGTTAAAGTATTCGGTTCTACCTCATCAAATGCCATCGCTTCCAGAGGTAAATGGACCATATACATGTGCTGCTGCTTCGCTAAGAGTGCAGAATCGGGATGGCGCGAACTCGGAGGCAGAAACGACATAACGAGCGGCAATCCGGTCGATTGGATCGCCTTGACATCATGCGCATACGATACGTCATCCATAATTATGACCAGCTTCGCTTCCGATCCGGCAGGGCGCAGAGAGCGTTTCTCAGGAGGGGGTGGAGGTGCTGGCGCATATTCATGTTGAGGCTTGACCTCTTCATGCATGCGTTCACGTTTCAATAAATCTTCCAGTTCTTTTTTTAGACGCCGAATTTCTTTCTCATTAGTGTTATCTTTTGATCGTACAGAGGTGAGATTCGATTCATCGATAGCCGCAAGCTCTCGAATCTGCTCAATCAGTTTTTGCGACTGACGACGTTCAGAGATCAGTTCGTTTTGAGCCTGGTGTAATCCGATAAAATACCCTATCAAGGAAGCGGCTATTGTTAACAGCAATACAGAAAAAGCGACTGGAAACCATTTTGAAAAGGAAGACTTGGAAGATCGAGGCCGTTTGCTCATAAAAGAAGGAACCTCATTTGTGGGGTGATCAGAGCCAAAGGCTCTGAGGAAAGGGGCAAATTAGTTTTTGCTTTGGTCAACAATTTTATTTTTAGAAATCCACGGCATCATAGAGCGCAGTTTTACACCTGTTTGCTCGATCAATGACGCACGAGCGTTTGCACGCTCAGCGTTCATACGTGGATAACCCGCTTGACCTTCTAGAATGAAGTCTTTTGCGAAACGACCGTCTTGGATCTCTTTGAGAATCTCTTTCATTGCCGCTTTTGATTCTGCATTGATAACACGTTTACCGGAAACGTAGTCACCGTATTCCGCTGTGTTAGAGATAGAGTAACGCATGTCAGCGATACCGCCCTCGAACATCAAGTCAACGATAAGTTTCAATTCATGAAGACACTCGAAGTATGCCAATTCAGGTGCGTAACCCGCTTCTGTCAATGTTTCAAATCCTGCTTGTACGAGTGATGCAGCACCACCGCAAAGAACCGCTTGCTCTCCGAAAAGGTCTGTTTCAGTCTCATCTTTGAATGTTGTTTCGATGATTGCCGTACGTCCGCCACCGATTGCAGAAGCGTATGAAAGTGCCAATTCTTTGGTCGTACCGCTTGGATTTTGACCTACAGCGATAAGATCGGGAATCCCGCCGCCGCGAACGAATTCAGAACGTACAGTGTGACCCGGTGCTTTTGGAGCGATCATCGTTACGTTGATGTCAGCACGTGGGTGAATGCGTCCGTAATGGATGTTGAATCCGTGACCAAATGCGATCGTTGCACCGTGTTTGAGGTTCGGCTCGATTTCGTTTTTATAGATTTCTGCTTGGTTTTCATCCGGAAGAAGAATCATAACAACGTCAGCTGCTGCAGATGCATCTGCAACCGTCATAACTTTGAACCCTTTTGCTTCCGCTTTTGCCCATGAACTACCCTCTTTACGAAGACCGATGATTACTTCAACGCCGCTATCGCGAAGGTTTTCCGCATGTGCGTGACCTTGTGATCCAAAACCGATCATTGCCACTTTTTTGCTTTTGATTAATTCGATATTACAATCTTTATCGTAGTAGACGCTCAATGCCATACAGGTATCCTTAGAGTAAGCTCATAGGCTTAAAATTTGGCGAATTATACCCCACTTTTGCATAAAAAAATATTAGCGCACCCTTATACCATTGCGCTAAATCGTTCGCTAAGGGTGCGCAAACGATCCCATGCTACAATTCATCCAAAAAACAGGGACATTCTCATGAAAAAATTTAATCTATTTAAAGAGATTATCGTCGTCTCAAAATCAGAATTCCTCCACGCGGCAAACTCCTCAAAAACTTTTGCGATTACCTATAACGGTAAAATTGTCTTTGAACCGTTTGACGCTGATTTAATCTCAATCTATCAAGGTTCAATACCGGCTCTTTCTCCGCTTTCTACGACACTTTCCCGTCCCATCAGTGCTATGCTGGGGGATAATTATCGCGTCGTTGAAGATGATGATCGAATCTTGATCAAAGCATCCGGAGCATGGCAAAACATCATCAGCTACAACCAAAAACGTGCCCTTTATGACGATACAACCGGAGACGGAATTGCCGAATTTTCCGATAAGAGACTCGAAGACATTGGTTGGCATGCCACAGAATTTTCTATCTCCTATCGTGAAATTGTTGAACAATTCGAAGCACAATGTGACGGGGTATTACTCTGTATCGAGCAAGAAGAGCCCTATCAATTCAGCGGACTAGGATTTGTTTCGGATCTAAACCAGGCACAAGAACTCGCTTTCGAGTATTGTGCCGCAACCATTAAAGACAAGTTAGAAAGTGATGAGGATTTTTCAACCCTCACGGAAGATGAAAGAGAGG encodes:
- a CDS encoding sulfite:cytochrome C oxidoreductase subunit B translates to MKIKLLITALLFSTSALFAQVAKPIEMPYVDYPIEAGDHDEVAQQYCLICHSFGYILNQGKKSRPYWTGTVAKMVNEFKAPIPKEDQQTIINYLVKHYGYEVQSGQSGH
- a CDS encoding DNA-processing protein DprA — its product is MHTEIPFSIPELSSMKRYPEKLYYRGDLGLIHRPKISIVGTRRPNPYTRAITFELSKKLAFSGMIIVSGAAAGVDAIAHQGAGAENTIAVLPSGIDVRYPNANAKLIQAIEQEGLTLTQFEPGFTAREWSFVVRNEVVVALGDALIVAEADIGSGSMRSVEYALEMGKPIYVLPHRLRESAATRQLLADGKATAIDDLDMFVARMSQKGKNAIDDTPFIAYCRNNPTYDEVVVKFPSEIFEAELSGLIEVKNGRVSVV
- a CDS encoding divergent polysaccharide deacetylase family protein, which produces MSKRPRSSKSSFSKWFPVAFSVLLLTIAASLIGYFIGLHQAQNELISERRQSQKLIEQIRELAAIDESNLTSVRSKDNTNEKEIRRLKKELEDLLKRERMHEEVKPQHEYAPAPPPPPEKRSLRPAGSEAKLVIIMDDVSYAHDVKAIQSTGLPLVMSFLPPSSRHPDSALLAKQQHMYMVHLPLEAMAFDEVEPNTLTIESTEDEIEKRLSILKQLYPHAHYMNNHTGSKFTSDPEAMDRLIRVMQKEGLQFVDSRTIATTKGREATAKYGMRYLVRDVFLDDKDGVENVKKQIKEAVEKAKRYGTAIAIGHPRVDTIEALKESKDLLKEVHLVSIDQI
- the ilvC gene encoding ketol-acid reductoisomerase → MALSVYYDKDCNIELIKSKKVAMIGFGSQGHAHAENLRDSGVEVIIGLRKEGSSWAKAEAKGFKVMTVADASAAADVVMILLPDENQAEIYKNEIEPNLKHGATIAFGHGFNIHYGRIHPRADINVTMIAPKAPGHTVRSEFVRGGGIPDLIAVGQNPSGTTKELALSYASAIGGGRTAIIETTFKDETETDLFGEQAVLCGGAASLVQAGFETLTEAGYAPELAYFECLHELKLIVDLMFEGGIADMRYSISNTAEYGDYVSGKRVINAESKAAMKEILKEIQDGRFAKDFILEGQAGYPRMNAERANARASLIEQTGVKLRSMMPWISKNKIVDQSKN